CGTGATCTGCCAGAACGAGGCGAGCGGGTTGAGCTTCTCGCCCTGCAGCGCTATGACCTTGTAGCCCTCGTCCATGGTGCGCAGCATCGAATAGTTGGTGCCGCCGCCGACATCGGTCGCGGTGGCGATGCGCAGGGGCTTCGCGCGGCGGGAATAGCGCTGGTAGTCGAAAAGGCCTGAGCCGAGGAACAGGTTCGAGGTCGGGCAGAAGACCGCGATCGAGCCGGTATCCGACAGGGCATCCGCCTCGCGTTCCGAGAGATGGATGCAGTGACCGAACAGCGCCTTCGGCCCGAGTAGGCCATATTGCGCATAGATTTCGGTGTAGTCCCTGGCCTCTGGATAAAGCTCCATCGTATAGGCGATTTCGGCGTGGTTCTCCGACAGATGCGTCTGCATGTGCAGGTCGGGGTGCTCGCGCATCAGCGCGCCGGCCATATCCATCTGCTCTGGGCTCGACGTGATCGCAAAGCGCGGCGTGACGGCGTAATGCAGCCGCCCTTTGCCGTGCCAGTCGGCGATCAGCGCCTTCGTGTCGTCATAGCCGGATTGCGGGGTGTCGCAAACGCCGTCCGGCGCGTTGCGGTCCATCATCACCTTGCCGGCGATGACCAGCATGTCGCGCTCCAGCGCCTCGGCGAAGAAGGCGTCGGCGCTCTCCCGATGCACCGAACAATAGGCCGCGACGGTCGTCGTGCCCTGCCGGACCATCTCGTCCAGAAACAGCCGCGCGATGCGCCGCCCGTGCTGGGTGTCGCGGAACTTGCTCTCTTCGGGAAAGGTGTAGGTGTTGAGCCAGTCGAGCAGTTCGGCGCCATAGCTCGCGATCACCTGCATCTGCGGCACGTGAACATGCGCGTCGATGAAGCCCGGCAGGATGAGATGCGGGCGGTGATCGACGACGCGCACATCCCTGCCGGCTTCGGACGAGACGAGATGAAAATTGCCGACGGCTGCAATTTTGCCGTCGCGGATCAGGACCGCGCCATCCTCCTCGTAGCGATAGGAAGCGCGATCGTCGATGGCCTCAGGCCGGGTGAGGAAAGAGAGGACGCGCCCGCGCAGGAGGAGCGCGCTCACCGCTGCGCCTCCTCGAACCACGCCACCAGCAGCGCGCGTTCCCGGGCGGTCATGTCGGAAACGTTTCCGGGCGGCATGGCATGGCTGCGCCCTGCCTGAAGGTAGATCTCGCGGGCATGGTCGGCGATCTGCACGTCCGTTTCGAGCATCACGCCCTTTGGCGCGAAGGAAACGCCTTCCCAGCCGGGCTCGGCGGCATGGCACATCGCGCATCGGCCCATCACCGCGTCGCGCACGGCAGGGAAATGCTCCGACGCAACCAGCGTCTCGCCACGCGCCGAAAGCTGCGGCTCGCCGGTCAGCACACGGGGCACCGTCGAAAGCCACATCACGACGATGAAGACGATCAGGGCGGCGGCCCAGGTCCAGTGCGGATTGCCCTTCCGCGCATGCACCGTGTTGAAATAGTGCCGGATCAGCACGCCGATGATGAAGATCAGCGAGGCGATGATCCAGTTGAACTGCGTGCCGAAAGCCAGCGGGTAATGGTTCGACAGCATGAGGAAGATGACGGGCAGTGTCAGGTAGTTGTTGTGCAGCGAGCGCGTCTTGGCGATCTTGCCGTATTTTGGGTCGGGCTTGCGGCCGGCGATCAGGTCCGCGACGACGATTTTCTGGTTCGGGATGATGATCAGGAAGACGTTTGCCGACATGATCGTCGCGGTGAACGCGCCGAGATGCAGGAAGGCAGCGCGTCCGGTGAAAAG
This portion of the Mesorhizobium sp. CAU 1732 genome encodes:
- a CDS encoding urate hydroxylase PuuD — protein: MYEYAIFWEWLSFAARWLHVITAIAWIGSSFYFIALDLGLVKREGMPEGAHGEEWQVHGGGFYHIQKYLVAPARMPEHLTWFKWESYATWLSGFFLMAIVYYAGAELFLIDRSVLDVSAPVAIGISIASLAVGWIVYDQLCKSPLGNNDTTLMLVLYVVLVFMAWGYTQLFTGRAAFLHLGAFTATIMSANVFLIIIPNQKIVVADLIAGRKPDPKYGKIAKTRSLHNNYLTLPVIFLMLSNHYPLAFGTQFNWIIASLIFIIGVLIRHYFNTVHARKGNPHWTWAAALIVFIVVMWLSTVPRVLTGEPQLSARGETLVASEHFPAVRDAVMGRCAMCHAAEPGWEGVSFAPKGVMLETDVQIADHAREIYLQAGRSHAMPPGNVSDMTARERALLVAWFEEAQR
- the guaD gene encoding guanine deaminase, yielding MSALLLRGRVLSFLTRPEAIDDRASYRYEEDGAVLIRDGKIAAVGNFHLVSSEAGRDVRVVDHRPHLILPGFIDAHVHVPQMQVIASYGAELLDWLNTYTFPEESKFRDTQHGRRIARLFLDEMVRQGTTTVAAYCSVHRESADAFFAEALERDMLVIAGKVMMDRNAPDGVCDTPQSGYDDTKALIADWHGKGRLHYAVTPRFAITSSPEQMDMAGALMREHPDLHMQTHLSENHAEIAYTMELYPEARDYTEIYAQYGLLGPKALFGHCIHLSEREADALSDTGSIAVFCPTSNLFLGSGLFDYQRYSRRAKPLRIATATDVGGGTNYSMLRTMDEGYKVIALQGEKLNPLASFWQITLGNAKALSIDARVGTLDAGTDADIVVLDARSTPGMALRMETVETLAEELFLLQTMGDDRAVREVYVAGRPAKSGLVG